One Arcobacter sp. FWKO B genomic window, GAAGATGTGAAATGTTTTGGCCAGAAAATTTCTCAAAAAGAAGTCAAGACTTAGAAGATGCATATCAAGATGCTGGACAGTTTTATTGGGAAAATTTGAATAATAGTTTTTCAGATATTCCTTTTGGAAAAGATAGTATCCCTATAGTTCTTCCTAGGCATTTAGTACAAGATATTGATACTATTGAAGATTGGATGAGGGCTGAGTATCTGTATAAAAGTATATTTCAAGATGAATTTGATCAATGGAATAAATTAAAAAAACAACTACACAAAGCGGTAAACGAGTTTATGAAAATTACCCCTTCACAAAGAAGGGGAATGCCAACTAGGGCGAAAAGTAACACGAGTATACCAAAAGATGATGGAAATGTCAAGTAAACAAAATATTCTATTTCGTGCTGACTCATCTTCAAGCATTGGTATAGGGCATATTATGAGAGATTTAGTCTTAGCCAAACAGTTTGAAGGTAGCAATATTATATTTGCTTGTATGGAGCTTGAAGGCAATATTATAAATCAAATCCCATATCAAGTAATAAGACTCAAAAGTAACCATATAGATGAAATGGATACCATAATAAAAGAGTATAAAATAGATATGATAGTGATAGATCATTATGGTATAGATGAAGCTTACGAAAAACAACTCAAAACTCAAAACTCAAAACTCAAAATTTTATCATTTGATGATACTTATGAAAAACATTATTGTGATATACTACTTAATCATAATATTTATGCACAAAAAGAAAAGTATATAAACTTGGTACCAAAAGAGTGTGAAGTAAGATGTGGTGAAAAATATACACTCATAAGAGATGAGTTTCTAAAAGTAAACAAAAGGCTAACGAGGAAAAACAAATTAAACACTCAACCCTCAATATTTAAGATTTTTATAGCTATGGGTGGTGCGGATACAGCAAATTTAAATTTGAATATATTGAAAATATTAAGATTTTTTGGTAATATTGAAGTACATATATTAACTACTCAAGCAAACAAAAATTTGAAAGAGTTAATTAGATATACAAAAAATAAAAAGTGGGTTAAATTGCATATAAATTCAAATCAAGTTGCAAAGATATTAGCTCAATGCGACTTGGCAATTATTACACCAAGTGTCACTGTCCATGAAGTTATGACATTGGGTATTGATTTTATTGCTATCAAAACGGCTTCTAATCAAGGATTAATGTATAAATATTTAAAA contains:
- the pseG gene encoding UDP-2,4-diacetamido-2,4,6-trideoxy-beta-L-altropyranose hydrolase, translated to MSSKQNILFRADSSSSIGIGHIMRDLVLAKQFEGSNIIFACMELEGNIINQIPYQVIRLKSNHIDEMDTIIKEYKIDMIVIDHYGIDEAYEKQLKTQNSKLKILSFDDTYEKHYCDILLNHNIYAQKEKYINLVPKECEVRCGEKYTLIRDEFLKVNKRLTRKNKLNTQPSIFKIFIAMGGADTANLNLNILKILRFFGNIEVHILTTQANKNLKELIRYTKNKKWVKLHINSNQVAKILAQCDLAIITPSVTVHEVMTLGIDFIAIKTASNQGLMYKYLKAKRYLVLEKFVRYSIYNYLKSIIMGDR